The following is a genomic window from Burkholderiaceae bacterium DAT-1.
TGGCAAGCACTTCCGGTACCTGATCACGCTCTACATCGGCAGGTGCCACCAACCACGCTCCCCGAATGTTTCTTGCGATATCAGGAAACCGTCGCACGACGTGCGCGAGATTAATACAACCCAGACTATGGCAAAGCACTACCACGGGCTCATGAGCGGTAGAAATCGCCCTTACCAGACCATCAGCCCAAGAATCAGGATGTGGCACAGCCCAATCCGCCTGCTGTACCCGTATTGCCCCTAATGCATTCTGCCAGGTACTTTGCCAATGTTCTGGGCCGGAATCATGCCAGCCGGGATGGACGATAATTTTCATGAACCCAGTCTAACAGACACGGTGATCATCACAAATGAGTATAAAGCATGATCAAATGGCGGATGGTTTGCTTTATATCTCGCCGGTACATGCCCAAACGCAAAAACCCCGACCA
Proteins encoded in this region:
- a CDS encoding alpha/beta hydrolase is translated as MKIIVHPGWHDSGPEHWQSTWQNALGAIRVQQADWAVPHPDSWADGLVRAISTAHEPVVVLCHSLGCINLAHVVRRFPDIARNIRGAWLVAPADVERDQVPEVLATFAPIPMGKLPFSAHLVASSNDPFCREERALAFAHAWGCSFEVLPEAGHINTAAGYGEWPDGLDAFKSYLTHLASHA